The Deltaproteobacteria bacterium nucleotide sequence AAACCGGCACACCATTGATATAGAGGGCCGTGAAGGCCTCCTTGCCGCCCGTGAGGTTCTGGGCCGCAAGGTTCGTGGGCGTGGTGGCCGGGTTGACGGAGGGAATCGCCGGGGCCGTGGTGTCCAGCAACCACGGGCCGTAGTGGTAGGTGGCGGTCCAGTTGCCGGCAAGGTCGAGGGTGCGGACGTGAATCCAGTTCTCGCCCTCGACAAGGTTGATGGTTGCGGGAAGCGCTTCCGGGGTCTGGTCGGGAACCGTGTCGTTGCTCTGGTCCACGATCCAGGAGTAGCCCGCGACTCCGCTTCCGTCCGGGTCACTTCCAGCGTTCCAGGTAAGGGCAACCGTGCTGACGTTGGTGGGCGTCACCGTTCCGGGGTTGGCGGTCGCCACCGTCGGATCCAGCGGTGCCACGGTGTCCAGGAGGATGGAAGTGTGGGCAAAGGGCGAGAAATAGCCCGCCACGTTTCTGCATGTGATGGTTATGTCGTTGGGGCCTTCGGCAAGGGCCACCACGGTTGACCATGTTGCCGAGGCGTCCATCGGAACTATCTCGATGCCGTCCCTCCAGACCGACGTGCCGGGTTCCTTTGTGCCGGTTACGTTCTGGGTGGCCTGATTGGTGGGAGTCGTGACCGCATCAATGGTGGGCGTCGCCGGGGGGCCGGAAGTCACCCCAAAAACGGGGGATTCCGCAACCGTGCTCAAAGCCCCCACCGGGTCGCGCACAACAAGGCGCACCTTGTACTGCCCCGACGGCCATCCGGCAATGTTCACCACCGCCGTATAAGCCTGACCGGCTGATGGGAAGGTCATGGGAGTAAAAGCAGTAAAGGCCGCGTCCGCTGTCTCGAAGGCCGGAATCACCGGAATCCAGGTGGAGTATGTCGGGGCCAGCGCGTACTGGCAGCCGGTGGCCTCCCAATCAACAATGTTGTCTTCAGGGTCGGAGCCTGTAAAGACCAAATCCACCAGACCGCTTCCGTCGCCGCGCTGGGCCGCCACGGTTATGTTGATGGCCGGGGCCTGGTTTTGCACCTCAAAAGCACCCATGTCGGCATAAGCGCCAACCGGCCTTGGAAGGCCGTCATAATCGCCTGGGGTCTCGCTGGATACAGCAGCATTTATACAGGGCGAGCCCGGCTGAATGTGCAGGTCGGTGCCGCTTACGAACATCGGATTTTGCGAAATGTTGCCGTTGATTCCGGTAAGGTTGCCGAGGTTTCCTCCCCACGCGCCCGCAACGCAATCCACCACGTCGTTTTCGGCGATGACCGGGCTTCCCGGAGAAGCTCCAAGGTTGGATATGCCGTAGCCGTTGCAGGCGGCCACGATATTGTACTTGATCCCGGTGGTGATGCCGGCCACGTCATCCATGCATTGCATGCCGTCCGTCTCTGCCCCGGTCACCGTGTTGTGGAAAACCTGACCGGCGATTCCCGCACCCTGGGAGTAAAGGTAGATGCCGTATTGCATCACCGTTCCGAAATCGTAAACCAGATTGTTCGTGATGATGGGTGTGAGGGGCTCAACGGCGGCGTTCGAAAACACCCCGATGCCCACCGAGTTTGCCTTAATGTCGTTTGCGAAAATCTCCGGGCTGGAGTCGGAAACGAGTACACCGTAACACCCAAGGGAGTTGTTATGTGCTTCGATATTGTTATGGTGGAAGATGTTTCCCGTTGCGCCGGACTGGTCCCAGATGCCCTGCTCCTGCACGTGCCCGGCATCGCCCGACCAGTATATATGGTTGCGGGCAATCTCGTTCATCGCCCCCCCGCCGCCAATCACAACACCGGCGCTGTTGTCGTAAATGGAGCCGTGGTTGTCCACAACCCTGTTCATGGAACTCCAGTCAATGAACACTCCCGCCTGGGCGTTCCTGCGTATGGTGTTTCCGGGGCCCACCTGGTTGTTGTAGCTTGGGGTCAGTATCTTGACGCCGGTGAAGTTGTCTTCTATCAGGCAGATTTCCACCACGTTCATGGAACCGCCGCTCATAAAGACACCCTTGCTGTCAGTGGCGGAGAAACCGCTGATTGTAAGATTCATGAGCCTGGACTCGTAGCAGTCCATGGTTATGCCTGCGTTCCATGTTGTTGCTCCGGTTCCGTTGATGACCGGGGAGCCGCCCGTTCCCAATACGGTTACGCTGCTTTGGGTAAGGACAAGGGGAATGTCCGGCTCGCCGTTGGGCACCGAGTAAGCGCCGAATACCACTTCAAGGGTATAAGCCTCTCCCTCTGAAGGGGCCGCCGCCGCGTTGATCTCCTCAAAGGCCGCGTGGAGGGTCTTCCAGGGTGTGCCGGGGGAGCCGTTGCCTTCGCCTGCCGCTGATATGTCCACCCTGAAGGTTCCAGGCGCGATCGCAGCGTAGGTAACCTGGCCCTGTGCGGGGGCCGCAAGGTTGGGACGGCCCGCAAGGTCGGTGCAGACATCAGCCGGAATGTCGAGGGTCACGAGCCCCGGTCCGTCCGGGGTGATGTCGACCTGATAGGTTCGCGCATCAATGGTGTAAAGGGCATGAAGGGTTCCGTTGCCTATGGTGAGGTCGTCCGCGTCGAAGCCAGTGACCGCCTCGCTGAAAACCACGTCAAAGGACACCGGGTTGATGCCGGTAAAAGGTCGCGCGGTGCTGATGACCACCGTGGGCGCTGCCGAATCCACCTGATAGATTTCGCCGATGAAATCCCCGTTGCCAGGCCCCGGCCCGCCCAGAATGTTTCCTGCCAGATCGCGTATGCTGTCGTTGTCGATCAGATTGAGCCCAAGCGCTCCGTTGCCGGAAAAGCCTGAAACAGTCACGGTGTAAAAATAGTTGAAGCCGGAAACAGCCATGACCGATCCGCCCACCGCGCCGGTGACTGCGAAATCGGAGGAGTCCACTCCTGCTACATCCTCGGAGAAACTAAGCTCGAAAACGGCAGTGCTGCCCGTTATGTATTCGGGGCCGGAGCGGGAAAGAAGCGCCACCACCGGCGCCACTGTGTCGATCTCAAGTTCAAAGAAGCCGGAATCCCCCCAGTTGCCAGCGGCGTCCTGCTCCTGAACGTAGAGGGTGTGCATCCCTTCCGAAATGGCGGCTGTGGGCGAGAACCAGGACGCTCTTGTATACGTTGCATCCAAGGTCAGATCCGGGTCATCCAGCTTGGCCCTGAAAAGTTTTCCGCCAATGGCAAGAGTGTTAACATAGCCATCCACGCCGGTGCCCATCTGCTTCCAGGCTCCGTTGGCGGCATCGTAAAACGCCACATAACTGCCAGGAGCCGTGAACCAGCCGCCCACGAAGATTTCCTCGCCGTCCACAGCAATTGCTAATCCGGGGTTGTTGAGTCCCCCATCCATTCCAAGCCACGTATCGGTCCACGCATCCCAGCGGGCTGTTCTCTGCGTTGCGGCTGCCCCGGCAGCCATGAAATTGCCCGCCATGGGCCACATGTTTCCAAAGTCGTAGCCTATGGCTAAAACTGCCGCGTCCGGCTCAATGGGCAGAGCGCGCCACTGTCGGGAAATGAGGTCCATGGCCGCAACATAATTGGCCCCCACGCCGCAGGCGTTGGTGAATAAGCCGCCCATGTAAAGGTCGGGCCCCCAGTTGAACAGGGCCCGCACTCCCGGGCCGGGACCTTCGGCTGGAGCCTGCCAGGAAGCGGAATCCGGCAGCCACATTGCGAAGGATTGCGCGGTGACACCGCCAGCCTGGGTGAAGGAACCGCCCACGAAGACGCGGTCGAGGGTGTCAATGGTTATGGCGTTAACCGGGCCTTCCGTGCCGGTTCCGAGCGGATACCAGGTGTCGGACTGGTTGCTGTACATGGCTACGTGATTGCCCTGGTCGGTGAAATCGCCGCCCACGTATACGTTGTCGTGGGAGTCAATGGCAATGGCGCGGACATTACCGTTTACGCCCGCTCCGAGGGCAGACCATGTGGATGTATAAGGATTCCAAATAGCTATATGGTTGGCCGGGGTTCCGCCTGCGGTGGTGAAAGCGCCGCCCGCGTAAAGGTATCCCTGTGAATCCACTGCAAGCGCGTAAACATAGGCGTTCACACCGTCGCCCAAAGGCGACCACTCGTTTCTCAGGGGGTCCCAGGCCGCCACGTAGTTGGCGGTTTTTCCGCCTGCCCCGATGAACTCGCCGCCTGCGTAAACCACGTAACGTCCGCTTCCGGCGGACATCCACCGCCATGAAGGCGAGGGGTCGTTGACCCTGGTCTGGGTGGCGTTCACGTTGGGAGCCGCAGGCCCGACCGTATCAACGATCCACGGGCCGTAGTGATAGGGCGCGCTCCAGTTGCCCGCGTTATCCATGCAGGATATATGTATCCAGTAATAACCGTCTCCCCAGAAATTGAGCACGGAAGGCGGAGACGCAGCCTCCAGGACGGCGTCGGGCACGGTGTCCGGGGCGTTGTCAAAGTCCCATGAATATCCCGCAACACCCGATCCGCCGACGTCGTCACCCGGAATCCAGGTTACATTGGCCGACGACGCCGTTGTGGGCGAATAGGCTTGGGGCGTGGAGGACTGCACCACCGCGTTTGAGGGCGGGGTGATGTCTGAAGGCGTTTCCCCTAAGGGCCAGAATTCGGCGGAAAGCGGGAAGTTTGAGTGATTTCCGCTTTGGTCGCTGACCTTGAGCCTTAACTTGTAAGCGTCTTCCGGCCACGAGGCTGCGTTGACAACAACGGTGTATTCGATGCCGCCCGCATCGGCGGCCATGGGCGTGAAAGCCGTGAACGCCGCGTCGCCCGTCATGAAGAAGGGCGAAAGCGGGGTGAACGCGGTGTAACCCGAAGACGCCGAAGAGAAGCTGACGTAGGATTCGTACCAGTTGACCGTCTCGCCTTCCTGGTCGATAACCCTGAAAACGGCATCCACTATTCCGCTGTTTCCACCCCGGACCACGGTTCTCACCCACTGAATTACCGGTGCGTAGTTCTGGTATTCGTAAGCTCCGATATCATAAGCCGCGCCCTTGGGCCTTGTGGTGCCGTAATGGTCTTCAGTGGCGGGAGACGCGGGAACGGCGTCAATCACCGGGGACGGGAACATTACGTTGAAATCGCCGATGGCCGTGAAGTTGGGATCAGCCGATATGTTGCCGTTGGTTCCGATGATGCTGTCGGAAACAGCCCCGTAGAACTGTGCCAGGCTGTTGTTCCAGGAGTCGTTGTAGGCTACGGTGTAGCCTCCGGG carries:
- a CDS encoding right-handed parallel beta-helix repeat-containing protein; the protein is MTIRATHRLPVNAASLCLPSSRRAVSLALLTGWLVLAAFLMLALCSTAHAINRPVLNNDDSGVGSLRNVIASANTGDTIDLTGRTGVITLTSGVISIADKSLIIQGPGAKQLTISGNNNSRIFMISGVATYSLTISDVTLDNGKSLGANGADGTPAQGGNPGFGGAVYVNSDLSGTVNFFRIAFTNNVARGGNGGNNSGDGGGGGGGAGLGGALFAGLNSTVNVNECLFYNNVAEGGMGGTGINPGGSGGGLGGAVFNENSTISFKNCTFVGNLAYGAMGVADGPGGGVSTTPGANGAVGQGGAGYGGGGTGGIGAGGGGGSGGAGGNGGLGGGGGEGTVPGNGGPDGHGGNAGAGVGSGGGAGLGGAILTYFGATTSLLNCTITANSVLAGQNADGLLDGAAGKAKGGGAFEFAGFTTNIKNTVIGANSSSTGSPDVYGPFVSQGYNIIEDPTGSTGWTGTDRSQAPVLDALADNGGPTMTCAPGKYSPVLDSGDNSGITATDQRGYLRLVNVTVDIGAFEYQPPPVIDVTVPASSGRFNTLDPNVAVVSGTVTPGASELLILSVTWELTGATTGSGTALIIEGDWLYSGGLVLNPGESTFTVTAHQAGGQTSQNEIVLNYDLTDPTVTVLPKDIATGVSPIRFDFVWSEEVIGFDETDITVVNGTKGTLNGWDGQNFYMMITPDSSPTLVQVSVGASAAEDLVGHFNTTGDSAEVTYRPLDSGTFYVDPTVPGPGNGTDLDPWKYINYAVAEINAANAGDYTLVLKAGTHTAAPGQMGNVNITRPGLVIMGQGPADTLVQGPGDYMIWNTAFSVQADGVTIRDIAFTGFGDPSSPGVIVFESVTGGVLEGCTVFGGTTGVVINNSSFCEVRDGCDILENRYVGIRISGGTGNRVHGNLGSIRDNGQQEVPGTGVLIEGNASDTWIYGNEIHYSGNPDYLQGYGVSISTTGTGTMVFENEIFGNVQAGINTGNFVDLAILRNNIHDNATGVSLASVGGTALVENNLISESPIVSGDMAYGIWVEGSTGLVNANIRHNTISGGSQDGIHTETLGFSGGSCDIFANIVTGFTNAGIYISESMPGGYTVAYNDSWNNSLAQFYGAVSDSIIGTNGNISADPNFTAIGDFNVMFPSPVIDAVPASPATEDHYGTTRPKGAAYDIGAYEYQNYAPVIQWVRTVVRGGNSGIVDAVFRVIDQEGETVNWYESYVSFSSASSGYTAFTPLSPFFMTGDAAFTAFTPMAADAGGIEYTVVVNAASWPEDAYKLRLKVSDQSGNHSNFPLSAEFWPLGETPSDITPPSNAVVQSSTPQAYSPTTASSANVTWIPGDDVGGSGVAGYSWDFDNAPDTVPDAVLEAASPPSVLNFWGDGYYWIHISCMDNAGNWSAPYHYGPWIVDTVGPAAPNVNATQTRVNDPSPSWRWMSAGSGRYVVYAGGEFIGAGGKTANYVAAWDPLRNEWSPLGDGVNAYVYALAVDSQGYLYAGGAFTTAGGTPANHIAIWNPYTSTWSALGAGVNGNVRAIAIDSHDNVYVGGDFTDQGNHVAMYSNQSDTWYPLGTGTEGPVNAITIDTLDRVFVGGSFTQAGGVTAQSFAMWLPDSASWQAPAEGPGPGVRALFNWGPDLYMGGLFTNACGVGANYVAAMDLISRQWRALPIEPDAAVLAIGYDFGNMWPMAGNFMAAGAAATQRTARWDAWTDTWLGMDGGLNNPGLAIAVDGEEIFVGGWFTAPGSYVAFYDAANGAWKQMGTGVDGYVNTLAIGGKLFRAKLDDPDLTLDATYTRASWFSPTAAISEGMHTLYVQEQDAAGNWGDSGFFELEIDTVAPVVALLSRSGPEYITGSTAVFELSFSEDVAGVDSSDFAVTGAVGGSVMAVSGFNYFYTVTVSGFSGNGALGLNLIDNDSIRDLAGNILGGPGPGNGDFIGEIYQVDSAAPTVVISTARPFTGINPVSFDVVFSEAVTGFDADDLTIGNGTLHALYTIDARTYQVDITPDGPGLVTLDIPADVCTDLAGRPNLAAPAQGQVTYAAIAPGTFRVDISAAGEGNGSPGTPWKTLHAAFEEINAAAAPSEGEAYTLEVVFGAYSVPNGEPDIPLVLTQSSVTVLGTGGSPVINGTGATTWNAGITMDCYESRLMNLTISGFSATDSKGVFMSGGSMNVVEICLIEDNFTGVKILTPSYNNQVGPGNTIRRNAQAGVFIDWSSMNRVVDNHGSIYDNSAGVVIGGGGAMNEIARNHIYWSGDAGHVQEQGIWDQSGATGNIFHHNNIEAHNNSLGCYGVLVSDSSPEIFANDIKANSVGIGVFSNAAVEPLTPIITNNLVYDFGTVMQYGIYLYSQGAGIAGQVFHNTVTGAETDGMQCMDDVAGITTGIKYNIVAACNGYGISNLGASPGSPVIAENDVVDCVAGAWGGNLGNLTGINGNISQNPMFVSGTDLHIQPGSPCINAAVSSETPGDYDGLPRPVGAYADMGAFEVQNQAPAINITVAAQRGDGSGLVDLVFTGSDPEDNIVDWEATGCQYALAPTYSTWIPVIPAFETADAAFTAFTPMTFPSAGQAYTAVVNIAGWPSGQYKVRLVVRDPVGALSTVAESPVFGVTSGPPATPTIDAVTTPTNQATQNVTGTKEPGTSVWRDGIEIVPMDASATWSTVVALAEGPNDITITCRNVAGYFSPFAHTSILLDTVAPLDPTVATANPGTVTPTNVSTVALTWNAGSDPDGSGVAGYSWIVDQSNDTVPDQTPEALPATINLVEGENWIHVRTLDLAGNWTATYHYGPWLLDTTAPAIPSVNPATTPTNLAAQNLTGGKEAFTALYINGVPV